From Pseudoalteromonas piratica:
TCACTGTTAGGTGTAGTCGTCGCATTTCCAAATTTACTGCCATTTTAAATACTAATAAATCACCATGGAACGTCAAAATATTCGCAAGTTGATGCGTTCACGTCGAAATGAGCTTTCAGAAAACGAACAACTGGAAGCCGCGAAAAAAATTAAAGTGAACATTTTTCAACACTTAAAAAACGCTGATATACGCCGTCTTGGCATTTACTTATCAAATGACAGCGAAATCGATACCTCATTGATAATTGAGGAATTATGGCATCACAACATCGCTGTTTATTTGCCCATACTACACCCGTTTTGTAGCGGTTACTTACTCTTCCAAAGATATGAGAAAAATTCACCCATGACGATAAATCGCTATGGTATCTTGGAACCCAAGTTAAATTGTAGTCAGGTTTGCCCAGTGGAGGACTTAGATGTGCTTTGTACACCACTTGTTGCATTCGACTTACAAGGTAATCGCCTAGGAATGGGTGGTGGCTTTTATGATCGTACACTTGCTAAATATTATCGCGAGAAACGAAGCAAGCCTGAAATTATTGGTCTTGCCCATAATTGCCAACAAGTTGATCTATTACCAATTGAAAGTTGGGATGTACCTCTTAAAACCATCGTAACGCCAAAAAAGTGTTATTTATGGTAAGCATGTAACAGCCAACTAGGTATAATACAAAACTCTATTTCCGTTCAAAAATTAGGCCTTTACCTATGACTCAAGATGAAATGAAAAAAGCAGCTGCATGGGCTGCACTCGAATACGTTGAAAAAGACAGCATTGTTGGTGTTGGAACAGGTTCAACGGTAAACCATTTTATTGATGCACTTGCGACGATGAAAGATGACATCCGCGGTGCCGTTTCGAGTTCTGAAGCCTCAACAGAAAAGCTAAAAGCGCTTGGTATTGAGATTTTCGAACTCAACAACGTTGATAGCTTAAGTGTGTATGTTGATGGCGCAGATGAAATCAACAAGCTTAATGAAATGATCAAAGGTGGTGGTGCAGCGCTGACTCGTGAAAAAATCGTGGCAGCAGTCGCTAAACAATTTGTTTGTATTGTTGATGAGACAAAGCTTGTCGATGTTCTTGGCAACTTCCCATTACCAGTTGAAGTGATTCCAATGGCGCGCAGTTATGTGGCTCGCGAATTAGTAGAACTTGGTGGTGACCCAGTTTACCGTGAGGGAGTTGTAACGGATAACGGCAACGTCATTTTAGATGTGCACAATATGCATATCGACAATGCAAAACAGCTTGAAGAAAAAATAAATCAAATTGTTGGTGTAGTAACCAACGGTTTATTTGCCCATCGCGGCGCAAACACAGTGATTGTAGGCACTCCACAAGGTCCTAAAACACTGAAGTAAATTTAGGAAAGGTTATGAGCAAGGTATCGTTAGCAAAAGACAAAATTAAAATTTTACTGCTTGAAGGCGTGCATCAAAGTGCCGTTGAAACACTTAAGCGTAATGGTTACACCAACATTGATTATGTTAAAACGTCCTTGCCTGAACCAGAACTCATTGAGCGTTTGCGCGATGCCCACTTTGTTGGCATTCGCTCTCGCACACACCTTACAGAAGCCGTACTTGAACAAGCGGATAAGCTTGTAGCCATCGGCTGCTTTTGTATTGGTACAAACCAGGTTTCACTTGATGCGGCACAAAAATTTGGTATTCCAGTATTTAACGCACCATTTTCAAACACACGTTCAGTAGCAGAGCTAGTACTAGGTGAAATCCTATTGCTATTACGCGGTATTCCTGAGAAGAACGCCAAAGCGCACCGTGGTGAGTGGCAAAAATCAGCAGCGGGCTCATTTGAAGCGCGTGGTAAAACACTTGGTATCATCGGTTATGGCCATATAGGTACGCAGCTGAGCATTATGGCCGAAAATATCGGTATGAAAGTCCAGTTCTTTGATATTGAAGATAAACTTGTACTTGGTAATGCAACACAAGTTGCCAACCTAACCCAGCTATTACAAACCTCTGATGTAATCAGTCTGCATGTGCCTGAAACGGCACAAACCAAAAATCTAATTGGCGCAGCCGAATTAGAAATCATGAAACAAGGTGCCATTTTAATCAATGCATCGCGCGGTACAGTTGTGGATATCGACGCGCTAGCAAGTAGCTTACAAGAAAAGAAAATTTCAGGTGCTGCTATTGATGTTTTCCCTGTTGAACCAAAAGGCAATAACGAAGAATTTGTATCGCCACTGCGTGAATTCGATAATGTAATTTTAACGCCTCACATTGGTGGCTCAACTCAAGAAGCACAAGAAAATATTGGGGTAGAAGTTGCCGGAAAACTCGCTAAATATTCAGATAACGGTTCGACTGTTTCTGCAGTCAACTTCCCAGAAGTATCGCTACCTGAACTAGCTAAACGCAGCCGCTTATTGCACATTCACCACAACCGTCCGGGTGTGCTTACGCAAATTAACCAAGCATTTACTCAGCATGGTATTAATATCGCGGCGCAATACTTACAAACCAATGAAAATATCGGTTATGTAGTAATCGACGTAGAAACAGATCATTCTGAAGTGGCACTAAAAGAATTACGCGCAATTGATGGCACTATTCGCGCCCGTATTCTTCACTAATTTCACGTAAACACAGCAAAAAAGCAGCTAAGAGCTGCTTTTTTTGTGCCTATTTAGTATCAATGAATGAATTTAAAACAGCGCTTCCAGTGCTTGTGACAATGAACTGACACCAATCACTTCCATGCCTTCAATGTCCTCTTTTGGTTTATTGGCAATCGGCACAATCGCGCGTTTAAAGCCATGTTTGGCCGCTTCTTTTAAACGTTCTACACCACTTGGTACAGGGCGAATTTCACCACCTAACCCCACTTCACCGAAAACTACAAGTTCTCGCGCCAATGACGCATTTTTAAAACTTGATACAAGTGCCGTGATCAAAGCTAAATCTGCGCTCGTCTCCGTTACTTTTACCCCACCAACCACATTAACAAACACATCCTGATCAGATACTTGTAGGCCACCATGTCGGTGCAACACTGCCAATAGCATAGCAAGGCGATTTTGCTCTAAGCCAACAGTCACCCGTCTTGGATTACCAAGCTGGGAATAGTCCACCAGCGCTTGCACTTCAACAAGCAGTGGCCGCGTTCCCTCCCAAATAACCATCACAAGCGAGCCCGGCGTTTGTTCATCTGAACGGTTTAAGAAAATGGCCGATGGGTTACTGACTTCTTTTAAGCCCTGACCTGTCATTGCAAATACGCCCAATTCATTCACTGCACCAAAGCGGTTTTTGTTACCGCGCAGTGTTCTAAAGCGACTATCACTACTGCCTTCTAGTAAAATAGAACAGTCAATGCAGTGCTCTAACACTTTTGGACCTGCCAAAGTGCCATCTTTAGTTACATGACCAACCATGATAATAGCTACTTGGTTTTGTTTAGCAAAACGAGTTAAGTAAGCCGCACCTTCTCGCACCTGCGATACACTGCCCGGCGCCGATTGAATATCAGCCATGTGCATTACTTGAATTGAATCAATAACCATAATCTGAGGTTTTTCACGCAAAGCTAACTGGCAAATCGTTTCTACATTGGTTTCTGCAAGTGTTTTTAGCTTATCCGTTGGTAGGCCTAAACGCTTTGCCCGCATTGCAACCTGCTGTAACGATTCTTCACCAGTAACATAAAGGGTATTCATGGTCTGTGCGAGTAAACACATCGTTTGCAATAATAAAGTACTTTTACCCGCCCCTGGTGAACCACCAATTAAGATTGCACTGCCTGGCACCACTCCACCACCCAGTACGCGATCAAATTCAGCAAAACCAGTGGTAAAACGCGGTAGCTGCTCTAAATTAACTTCATCAAGGGTTTGAACCTTTGCTTCAATAGCGCCAGCATAACCAGAAGTTGCAGCAACTCTAGGTGCTTGCTTAATTGAAGGCACGCGAAACTCAGTGACAGTATTCCATGCTTTACACTCGCCACATTGACCTTGCCATCGCGCGAATTCTGCGCCACACTCACTGCACACAAATGCTGTTTTATTTTTACCCATAAAAACCGACTCTTATAAGTTTGAACGCAATTATCTCTTAGCTCGTACTGAATTAAATAAATTGCTAAGATACTGGTACACTAATTGCTTTACTTATTTAATAGCGCTCAACCGCAAAAATGCGGCAAGCTAAAACAAAAATTGCCTGTTATCTTAACCTATTCACACAGGTAGAATAATAAAAAAATAAGGAACGCTTCTTTTTTATGGCTGAAGATGTATTGATAAAGTATCAATCGCTTATTGAAGAACTTAAGCGCGACTTAGGCCGTCCAAATTTTGATGCGATTTTTGCCAAGAAGACCAAGACATTAAGCAGCTCAGACCGATTTCTTGTAAAAATGGAGATGAATCGACTACTTCAGCCGATCAACCGTTTTATTGATTTACGCGGTCAAGTTACTGGCGAAGTACGTGCTTATACTTATAACGGCAAACAACACTTTATGGATGAAACGGCAATCAATGTATTTGAAGCAGGGATCCGTCGCTATAAGCGTTACACCCTCGCCGTTTACGAAGCGGTAATGAATACCGAAAACAACCATAAAGTGATGCAACGAAAAGCACAGGAACGTGGCGAGCTCGCCCCACAACCTGTCGCAACCAAGTCACAAGAAGAAAAGCCCACTATCAATTGGGTATCGTTCGCTTCCTACGAATCGCGTTCAGAAGAACGCATGAATTACTCTATTAAAGTTAAGCTGTTTTTAAACTCTGGCAGTGAAGTGGAAGCTTCAACCTCAGATATTTCTGTTAGTGGCTGTAAAGTAAAGTTATATTCTCGCTACCAACTCGCCAAAGGCGAAAGCCTAAGGATGCGCCTAGTCGGGTTAGAACAAGACTTTGAAATGGGCATTAAAAACGGGCTTGAGTACGAAGTCGTTGCCGTTGAGAAAATCAATGCAGAACACAACTATGTGCGTATGAAACGCACTTTTAATGACGAAAATAAAACCATTGATGAGTTTTTAAAAAGCTTTATTCATGGCAATAAACGTCGTTACAAAGTGAATTTAGATAACACGCTCGATGCAGTAATTGTTAAAGGATATGAGCAGTATTACTTACCTCGCGTGTCATCACTTTTTATCTTCTTAAGTGCAAAAGATGCGCGTATTTCACCGTCTTTGGTACTAACCAATGAAAACAACCTGAATGTGGCACGTTATTTTAATGATGAAAACCGCAACTCAGTGCTACCTCAAATATTGAATCCATCGCGAGTTAACCAGCTTCAACAATCACCTGGCGATGTAAAGCAGCTAAACCTCTTTTGTTTTACGCATAGTAACAACGGTAAGTTATTCTTTTATTCTGCCAGTGAGTTAGAACTCAACAACACGCCTAATTTACGAAATTTGTACTGGGGTTTTGCTAGCCAAAAGCCAAGCTTCCGTATTTTTAATGTCCAGCTAATGCCCTGTTCAAGCGAAGATAGTTTTATACCTTTATCACTTCCTGATAGTGCAAGTAGTGAAGTAGCAAAACTTAATAAGCCTCCCTCACCGCGTGTTCAAGGCATTGTAAAAGACGCTAAATATTTATTACTTATTACAGATATAACAAGTATATCTTCGACAGAACAGTTTAAGAAAATTAGCTTTGATAAAAGCCATGTTAATCACTTAAAACAATATGGCCATCAGAAACTTCGCAGTTATCCGAGCCTTGAATTTGTCGCTCTCGATTATATTAATTTGCGCAATGAAACACGCTATTTGTATAAAACACCAATTCAGTTAGAGCAAGAAGAAAAAGGCGAAATAATCGGTCATACATTGGATTTTTCAGTCAATGGGTTACAAATTGAATTAGCATCTCCGACTGACTATGAAAAAGGCGACCTATTGCTTGTCGCATTTCCTGAGCTACAAAAACTGTCAAAGAAATATCAGCTAAACAAACTTCCTTACGAAGTAATGGCTGTTAGTAAAACAAAAACAATTGTTAATTTGCGCAGTTACAAACCGACAGCGGATACTGATCATCAAGGTACTCGCTTTTTTAATCAGTTAATTGCTAATAACAAATCAAAATTAGTTGCATCAGAAGAATCACCAAAAACCCCAGGGCTTTCTACTGCCCTGCGTAATATGGTGACCAAAAATGTCTGCCAATTCCCATTTTATTTGCACAAACGCGGGGCGCATATAAAAGTAGGTGCAATTGCTAAAGGAGTGTATCCAAATACCTTCCATTTACTATTGAGTCATATCGCAGGTTTGGTTAATCAATTTGATTTTAAACAGCTCATTAAACACGATGCTTTTGAAAGCATGATCGCAATGCCGCTCAAAGAGATGGCGCGCCATGATGCACCATTACAGTTCGATTTATATATACGACTGCAACCTAAAGAGCGCAATATGGAAAACGCGTTTATAAGTGAACTGCTCAATAGTAAAGAAGTAAGTGACCGTAGTAACTTTGTCAAAGCAAGCGTTGCTGAAGACTTATTTTTTGCTTTTAGATTATATATTTCAAGAACAGGTCGTCCAGATACAGACTACATATCTAAAGAATTAAGCTACATCAGCCAATATGCACAGCATAAAGCAAAAGATTTAGAAGAAGAGTTGTGGTCGGTTATTGGCGTTGGCGATGCGGTAGACATCACCCAAGAGGTGTTAACGCGCTACGCCATAGCGCCAGAAGTTCAGACAAACCTAACTAAACGCAAAGCACTTTGGTCTAAAACAGCGCAGTATCAATTAAGTAACTTATTTGAGTAACGTTTGACCTGCCACGTGTAAAACTCAGCCTGAATAAATGTTACTCATTCAGGCTGTATTCCATTTAACTACTCAGGCAAACTAATAAAATAAAGTACCTGTAAAAGGCTGCCAAAATTAATCGCCACATCAGCACTTTGAGCCACAAGTGGCTTACCATGAACTGCTACACCAAGACCGCTGGCTGCCATCATCACTAAATCGTTAGCGCCATCACCCATTGCCATCGTTTGTGACTTATCAATATTAAGTTGTTCAGCATACTGAGTTAAAAAACGTGCTTTCTCATCAGCATCAACTATGGTTCCAAGTACCTTTCCAGTCAGCTCAACACCATTGTCTTCTAGGGTATTTGCGTGAATCGCATCAAGTTCAAGCAAGGTTTGTACTCGCTGCGCAAAAGGCACAAAACCTCCCGATGCAATCGCCAACGTCCAGCCTTTTGCTTTTAGGTGCTG
This genomic window contains:
- the serA gene encoding phosphoglycerate dehydrogenase, translating into MSKVSLAKDKIKILLLEGVHQSAVETLKRNGYTNIDYVKTSLPEPELIERLRDAHFVGIRSRTHLTEAVLEQADKLVAIGCFCIGTNQVSLDAAQKFGIPVFNAPFSNTRSVAELVLGEILLLLRGIPEKNAKAHRGEWQKSAAGSFEARGKTLGIIGYGHIGTQLSIMAENIGMKVQFFDIEDKLVLGNATQVANLTQLLQTSDVISLHVPETAQTKNLIGAAELEIMKQGAILINASRGTVVDIDALASSLQEKKISGAAIDVFPVEPKGNNEEFVSPLREFDNVILTPHIGGSTQEAQENIGVEVAGKLAKYSDNGSTVSAVNFPEVSLPELAKRSRLLHIHHNRPGVLTQINQAFTQHGINIAAQYLQTNENIGYVVIDVETDHSEVALKELRAIDGTIRARILH
- a CDS encoding PilZ domain-containing protein, coding for MAEDVLIKYQSLIEELKRDLGRPNFDAIFAKKTKTLSSSDRFLVKMEMNRLLQPINRFIDLRGQVTGEVRAYTYNGKQHFMDETAINVFEAGIRRYKRYTLAVYEAVMNTENNHKVMQRKAQERGELAPQPVATKSQEEKPTINWVSFASYESRSEERMNYSIKVKLFLNSGSEVEASTSDISVSGCKVKLYSRYQLAKGESLRMRLVGLEQDFEMGIKNGLEYEVVAVEKINAEHNYVRMKRTFNDENKTIDEFLKSFIHGNKRRYKVNLDNTLDAVIVKGYEQYYLPRVSSLFIFLSAKDARISPSLVLTNENNLNVARYFNDENRNSVLPQILNPSRVNQLQQSPGDVKQLNLFCFTHSNNGKLFFYSASELELNNTPNLRNLYWGFASQKPSFRIFNVQLMPCSSEDSFIPLSLPDSASSEVAKLNKPPSPRVQGIVKDAKYLLLITDITSISSTEQFKKISFDKSHVNHLKQYGHQKLRSYPSLEFVALDYINLRNETRYLYKTPIQLEQEEKGEIIGHTLDFSVNGLQIELASPTDYEKGDLLLVAFPELQKLSKKYQLNKLPYEVMAVSKTKTIVNLRSYKPTADTDHQGTRFFNQLIANNKSKLVASEESPKTPGLSTALRNMVTKNVCQFPFYLHKRGAHIKVGAIAKGVYPNTFHLLLSHIAGLVNQFDFKQLIKHDAFESMIAMPLKEMARHDAPLQFDLYIRLQPKERNMENAFISELLNSKEVSDRSNFVKASVAEDLFFAFRLYISRTGRPDTDYISKELSYISQYAQHKAKDLEEELWSVIGVGDAVDITQEVLTRYAIAPEVQTNLTKRKALWSKTAQYQLSNLFE
- a CDS encoding 5-formyltetrahydrofolate cyclo-ligase, with translation MTMERQNIRKLMRSRRNELSENEQLEAAKKIKVNIFQHLKNADIRRLGIYLSNDSEIDTSLIIEELWHHNIAVYLPILHPFCSGYLLFQRYEKNSPMTINRYGILEPKLNCSQVCPVEDLDVLCTPLVAFDLQGNRLGMGGGFYDRTLAKYYREKRSKPEIIGLAHNCQQVDLLPIESWDVPLKTIVTPKKCYLW
- the radA gene encoding DNA repair protein RadA encodes the protein MGKNKTAFVCSECGAEFARWQGQCGECKAWNTVTEFRVPSIKQAPRVAATSGYAGAIEAKVQTLDEVNLEQLPRFTTGFAEFDRVLGGGVVPGSAILIGGSPGAGKSTLLLQTMCLLAQTMNTLYVTGEESLQQVAMRAKRLGLPTDKLKTLAETNVETICQLALREKPQIMVIDSIQVMHMADIQSAPGSVSQVREGAAYLTRFAKQNQVAIIMVGHVTKDGTLAGPKVLEHCIDCSILLEGSSDSRFRTLRGNKNRFGAVNELGVFAMTGQGLKEVSNPSAIFLNRSDEQTPGSLVMVIWEGTRPLLVEVQALVDYSQLGNPRRVTVGLEQNRLAMLLAVLHRHGGLQVSDQDVFVNVVGGVKVTETSADLALITALVSSFKNASLARELVVFGEVGLGGEIRPVPSGVERLKEAAKHGFKRAIVPIANKPKEDIEGMEVIGVSSLSQALEALF
- the rpiA gene encoding ribose-5-phosphate isomerase RpiA, which encodes MTQDEMKKAAAWAALEYVEKDSIVGVGTGSTVNHFIDALATMKDDIRGAVSSSEASTEKLKALGIEIFELNNVDSLSVYVDGADEINKLNEMIKGGGAALTREKIVAAVAKQFVCIVDETKLVDVLGNFPLPVEVIPMARSYVARELVELGGDPVYREGVVTDNGNVILDVHNMHIDNAKQLEEKINQIVGVVTNGLFAHRGANTVIVGTPQGPKTLK